In the genome of Candidatus Saccharimonadales bacterium, one region contains:
- a CDS encoding LamG domain-containing protein: MFRSRRQKYIVIALAVLVVGAGATITRALLLGNGGGPVSSSDIELQRGLVGWWKMDGNARDATPYANNGTLTGGPTGTTDRHGAANSALSFNGTNQYVALPAGGLPTSAITVSLWVNQSTLVNYYDLAANNWTSEGSWDLYTLGNGQVLFGVFHSGLQYNSACSTGTMTINSWHHLVGTYDGSTVKVYFDGNVCSTTKSVSGVTLHNTGNWTVGEHAAGSSTHSIDDVRIYNRALSAAEVSVLYGTYNSSVALGAGENGLIGWWRMNGNGKDSTPFNHDATISGATLAVDRKNTASSAYIFDGASSYLQVNGVKFTFPMSVSLWFKANTTNTLGHMIYAGENTNGDGFGGQNECHLSQSNTNLQFYCQTGGTVNFSQSTPVITNNNWHHVVVVLDTTTKIYVDGAQKISTAVTGTPNFSNYANWIYFGRPMASSRYFNGSLDDIRIYNRDLSASEVSSLYNTYDSQIPLYSATSSGGSINLSSGLISEWDFNGNARDATPYGNNGTVNGATLTADRKGRANSAYQLGDSGAWIGVGSPSIYSNLPAGFTYNIWLMRTTSSIYHWPEIMGSSNTHTYFGIRSQNFGDSIGLEYGTTPYAGSTFASTSGQTLPVNQWHMFTVTYDGATLRSYWDSALKSTTTVALNPSFGGLNFTGATNAWNGSIDDARVWNRALSQVEVADLYSIYR, from the coding sequence ATGTTTAGGTCACGCCGGCAAAAATATATTGTTATTGCTCTAGCTGTTTTAGTAGTGGGTGCTGGAGCTACCATAACCCGAGCTTTGCTGCTGGGCAATGGTGGTGGTCCAGTATCTTCGAGCGACATTGAACTCCAAAGGGGCTTGGTTGGCTGGTGGAAGATGGACGGAAACGCTAGAGATGCCACACCGTACGCCAACAACGGAACACTTACGGGTGGGCCCACGGGAACAACCGACCGCCATGGTGCTGCGAACTCAGCTCTGAGCTTCAATGGTACCAACCAATATGTTGCTTTGCCGGCCGGCGGGTTGCCAACATCAGCAATCACGGTTAGTCTCTGGGTTAACCAATCAACCCTGGTGAATTATTACGATCTAGCCGCTAATAACTGGACTTCAGAGGGAAGCTGGGACCTCTATACGCTTGGCAATGGGCAGGTGTTGTTTGGAGTTTTCCATTCCGGCTTGCAGTACAATTCGGCCTGCAGTACCGGCACTATGACAATAAATTCATGGCACCATTTAGTAGGAACTTACGATGGCTCAACGGTTAAAGTCTATTTTGACGGCAATGTATGCTCTACCACAAAGTCGGTCAGTGGGGTTACCCTGCACAACACCGGCAATTGGACAGTCGGCGAACACGCCGCCGGCTCGTCTACTCACTCAATCGACGATGTAAGAATCTACAACCGGGCTTTATCGGCCGCCGAGGTCTCTGTCCTTTACGGTACTTACAACTCCTCGGTTGCTCTAGGGGCCGGCGAAAACGGTTTAATTGGCTGGTGGCGCATGAATGGCAATGGCAAGGACTCGACGCCATTCAACCACGATGCAACTATAAGCGGAGCGACACTGGCCGTAGACAGAAAAAACACTGCCAGCAGCGCTTACATTTTTGATGGGGCGTCAAGCTACTTGCAGGTTAATGGTGTAAAATTCACTTTTCCTATGAGCGTATCATTATGGTTTAAGGCTAATACAACTAATACTCTAGGTCATATGATTTACGCTGGAGAAAATACCAATGGCGATGGTTTTGGCGGCCAAAACGAGTGCCATTTAAGCCAAAGCAATACTAATTTGCAGTTCTATTGCCAAACCGGCGGAACGGTTAATTTCAGTCAGTCAACTCCGGTAATCACAAACAACAATTGGCATCACGTTGTAGTCGTTTTGGACACTACCACGAAGATCTATGTGGATGGGGCGCAAAAAATCTCGACAGCCGTAACGGGCACGCCCAACTTTTCCAATTATGCGAACTGGATATACTTTGGCCGACCTATGGCTTCGTCCCGTTACTTTAACGGGTCGCTCGATGACATCAGAATATATAACCGCGACTTAAGTGCCAGCGAAGTATCTAGTTTATATAACACTTACGACTCACAAATACCTCTATATAGTGCGACTAGTTCAGGTGGCAGTATCAATCTTTCATCCGGGCTGATTAGCGAATGGGACTTTAACGGCAACGCTCGCGATGCTACGCCATACGGCAACAATGGCACTGTGAATGGCGCAACCTTAACCGCAGACCGCAAAGGTCGAGCAAACAGTGCTTACCAGCTAGGTGATTCAGGTGCCTGGATAGGTGTGGGCAGTCCGAGCATTTACTCTAACTTACCGGCCGGTTTTACCTATAATATTTGGCTAATGCGTACTACTTCTTCGATTTACCACTGGCCAGAAATAATGGGATCGAGTAACACGCATACTTATTTCGGTATAAGAAGCCAAAATTTCGGTGATTCGATTGGGCTTGAATATGGCACCACACCTTACGCTGGATCTACCTTTGCTAGCACTTCTGGCCAGACCCTTCCGGTCAATCAGTGGCACATGTTCACCGTAACTTATGATGGAGCTACCCTTAGGTCTTACTGGGATTCCGCACTAAAATCTACTACCACAGTGGCTCTTAATCCCAGCTTTGGAGGCCTGAATTTCACCGGTGCAACGAACGCGTGGAACGGGAGCATAGACGACGCCCGCGTTTGGAACAGAGCGCTCTCGCAAGTCGAAGTGGCAGACCTATATTCCATATACCGCTAG
- the rplU gene encoding 50S ribosomal protein L21 — protein sequence MKKAVIATGGKQYLVSEGEQVEVELLQAGKTVDFDPLLVIDGEKVSVGTPLVSGAKVSAEVVEQEVKADKVVAIRYKAKKRVRKVRGHRQRHTLVKITKIA from the coding sequence ATGAAAAAAGCAGTTATCGCCACTGGTGGAAAGCAATACCTCGTTAGTGAAGGCGAGCAAGTTGAAGTTGAGCTTTTGCAGGCTGGCAAGACGGTAGACTTCGATCCATTGCTAGTTATTGATGGCGAGAAAGTGAGCGTTGGCACCCCGCTGGTGAGCGGTGCTAAAGTTAGTGCCGAAGTAGTCGAACAAGAAGTAAAAGCCGACAAAGTAGTTGCTATCCGCTACAAAGCTAAAAAGCGTGTTCGTAAAGTCCGCGGCCATCGCCAGCGCCATACTTTGGTAAAAATCACCAAGATCGCTTAA
- the ileS gene encoding isoleucine--tRNA ligase, translating to MKFKQGTRRKAIEYEKDLVNYWRDNKIFEKSVQQRPAADSYVFYDGPPFITGVPHHGTLLSSIVKDAVPRYQTMKGKRVERVWGWDCHGLPAENFVEKKLGITDRHDIGTKISLEDYIRTARESMVQTSSEWEDTIDRIGRWVDFKGAYKTMDKEYMESVWWAFKKLYEAGKIYEGEKVLMYDTKWATPLSKAEVTMDAGAYQVVTDPSVYVKFKLKNFPVQETIEQGSATPAFLLAWTTTPWTLPGNTAVGVGKNETYAEVEVSNGDHLILLASLIDKVLTDEKHQPVPHKVVRDDIKGHELIGLEYEPLLGVHRGENAHRVWDYPDLSTDDGSGIVHLAPAYGEEDFELAHEKGIPVVHVLDEYGNYTEGDWKGENVWEINKTIAKDLHARGIVWKIDYIQHEYPHNLRNGNRLMYRAHPSWFMDIDGQRTEMLEENTEHINWFPEYIKHGRFEKTILQAPDWNLSRDRFWATAMPVWKSDDGDIKVVGSYAELKELSGVELEDYHRPWIDDVEFDFEGKHYKRIDKVLDCWFESGSMPFAQFHYPFENRDKFEQNFPGDFIVEYVGQVRAWFYYVHAVNVGLFGHNAFKNVIVTGNLMGSDGFKLSKSRGNFTDPSEVFDRYSVDAWRLFLLASPVMKGEDVTLIDKDVQDVQRKLAMIWNMYDFFTLYASVDGWEWDGKLEDPYQDLTHPLDQWIVSRVHELTAQVEEHMDNYDIPSALKGVLPFVDDASNWYIRRSRKRFWKSDNDTDKDMAYRTLHYILARLSLVLAPFTPFLADELYRNLTGGESVHLCDWPPNGQTNGLVLEEMVTVRDLITQGLAQRAEAGIRVRQPLQAVTLHGLRELKPELADIVAEELNVKEVKLDPKGEIGVTISTKITPELRQEGLMRELIRHIQNARKNAGLNVDDRIELDIKSNSDSVNQAFKNFKTEIFAETLAASDHPSGNDHSEQITLDGAEVTITLAKVKS from the coding sequence TTGGCGCGACAACAAGATTTTCGAAAAGTCGGTGCAGCAGCGACCGGCTGCCGACAGCTATGTGTTTTATGACGGCCCTCCATTTATTACAGGGGTGCCGCACCACGGTACGCTGCTTTCTAGCATCGTTAAAGACGCCGTGCCGCGCTATCAGACTATGAAAGGCAAGCGAGTAGAGCGCGTTTGGGGCTGGGACTGTCATGGTTTGCCAGCCGAGAACTTTGTTGAAAAAAAGCTGGGTATTACCGATCGCCATGATATTGGCACCAAGATTAGCCTAGAAGACTACATCCGAACTGCCCGCGAAAGCATGGTGCAGACTAGTAGTGAGTGGGAAGACACCATTGATCGTATTGGCCGCTGGGTAGATTTTAAGGGCGCTTACAAAACCATGGACAAAGAATATATGGAAAGCGTCTGGTGGGCCTTTAAGAAGCTCTATGAGGCTGGCAAAATCTATGAAGGCGAAAAGGTCTTAATGTATGACACTAAGTGGGCTACGCCGCTTTCTAAAGCCGAAGTAACAATGGACGCTGGCGCCTACCAGGTAGTGACCGATCCGAGCGTTTACGTGAAGTTTAAATTAAAGAACTTCCCAGTACAGGAAACCATAGAGCAGGGCAGCGCAACGCCAGCTTTTTTGCTGGCTTGGACCACAACGCCCTGGACTCTGCCGGGCAACACTGCGGTTGGCGTCGGCAAAAACGAAACTTATGCTGAAGTCGAAGTAAGTAATGGCGATCACCTGATCCTCTTGGCTAGCTTGATCGATAAAGTCCTTACAGACGAAAAGCATCAGCCAGTGCCGCACAAAGTTGTTCGTGACGACATTAAGGGTCATGAATTAATTGGTCTTGAATACGAGCCATTATTAGGTGTACATCGCGGTGAAAACGCGCACAGAGTGTGGGATTACCCCGACCTTAGTACCGATGATGGTAGTGGCATTGTGCACCTGGCGCCCGCCTATGGCGAAGAAGATTTTGAGCTGGCCCATGAAAAGGGCATCCCGGTCGTACACGTACTAGACGAATACGGAAATTACACCGAAGGTGACTGGAAAGGCGAAAATGTCTGGGAAATTAACAAAACCATAGCCAAGGACTTGCATGCCCGCGGCATAGTTTGGAAGATCGATTACATCCAGCACGAATACCCGCACAATTTGCGTAATGGCAATCGCTTAATGTACCGCGCGCATCCGAGTTGGTTTATGGATATCGACGGCCAACGAACCGAAATGTTAGAAGAAAACACCGAACATATTAACTGGTTCCCTGAATACATTAAACACGGTCGATTCGAAAAAACCATTCTGCAGGCACCAGATTGGAACCTGAGTCGTGATCGCTTCTGGGCTACCGCCATGCCGGTCTGGAAGAGTGATGACGGCGATATTAAAGTGGTTGGCAGCTACGCTGAACTCAAAGAATTAAGCGGCGTAGAGCTAGAAGATTATCATCGCCCATGGATTGACGACGTTGAGTTTGATTTTGAAGGGAAGCACTACAAGCGAATCGATAAGGTTTTGGACTGCTGGTTCGAAAGTGGCTCTATGCCTTTTGCGCAATTCCATTACCCGTTTGAGAATAGGGATAAGTTTGAGCAAAACTTCCCAGGCGATTTTATTGTCGAATACGTAGGACAGGTTCGTGCCTGGTTCTATTATGTGCATGCCGTAAACGTTGGGCTGTTTGGCCACAACGCCTTTAAGAACGTCATTGTTACCGGGAACCTTATGGGCAGCGACGGCTTTAAGCTCAGCAAGTCGCGTGGCAACTTCACCGATCCGAGCGAAGTATTTGATCGATATTCGGTGGACGCTTGGCGGCTGTTTTTGCTAGCTTCGCCGGTAATGAAAGGGGAAGATGTTACCCTGATCGACAAAGACGTGCAGGACGTTCAGCGCAAACTGGCCATGATTTGGAATATGTACGACTTCTTTACACTTTACGCATCGGTTGATGGCTGGGAGTGGGATGGCAAGCTCGAGGATCCCTATCAGGATTTAACCCATCCACTAGACCAGTGGATTGTCAGCCGCGTGCACGAGCTAACTGCGCAAGTAGAAGAACACATGGATAACTACGATATCCCGAGCGCTCTCAAAGGTGTTCTGCCGTTTGTTGACGATGCCAGCAACTGGTATATCCGCCGTTCGCGCAAGCGTTTCTGGAAGAGTGATAACGATACTGATAAAGATATGGCTTACCGCACATTGCACTACATTCTTGCTCGTTTGAGCTTGGTGTTAGCACCTTTCACACCGTTCCTGGCCGATGAACTTTACCGCAATTTGACTGGCGGGGAATCTGTGCACCTTTGTGACTGGCCGCCAAACGGGCAGACCAACGGCCTGGTATTAGAAGAAATGGTTACCGTTCGCGACCTAATCACTCAAGGTCTGGCGCAGCGGGCCGAAGCCGGTATAAGAGTGCGCCAACCTCTGCAGGCTGTAACCCTGCATGGCCTTAGAGAACTTAAACCGGAACTTGCCGACATTGTGGCCGAAGAGCTCAATGTCAAAGAAGTTAAGCTTGATCCAAAAGGCGAGATTGGCGTAACCATCTCGACCAAGATAACACCAGAGCTTAGGCAAGAAGGCCTGATGCGCGAGCTCATTCGCCATATTCAGAACGCCCGTAAAAATGCCGGTCTTAATGTTGATGACCGAATTGAGCTAGATATTAAAAGCAACTCTGATAGCGTTAATCAAGCCTTCAAGAATTTTAAGACTGAGATCTTTGCCGAGACTCTTGCCGCTTCCGACCACCCGAGCGGTAATGATCATAGCGAGCAGATCACCCTGGATGGCGCAGAAGTTACGATTACACTAGCCAAAGTAAAGAGTTAA